From the Erythrolamprus reginae isolate rEryReg1 chromosome Z, rEryReg1.hap1, whole genome shotgun sequence genome, one window contains:
- the MTPAP gene encoding poly(A) RNA polymerase, mitochondrial, whose product MAAPTGTLPLLLQWRGLILSRLIVAKKRVGAIRFSSAEAAAVSLGEPQAPGGMTPTKDSENDSRKKTFSEILAERQLKAQRTVLINCPPNFNAKAFLKYLSQHGNIKNHFFYKSKALYAVIEFSETESITSLQDAITIPEIKDEHLIPFKSRILTLMLKKQSNPSSEHTPILCHRQTSLPVEMLLKKLYDAESVSEQLYLLTNECQLTEENTKLRFLACSLIQDIASAYAPDCIVKPFGSSVNTFGKLGCDLDMFLELNKVGENTSKRKTSPFNIIYQMKKAPSERIVAQRILNVLGEFLDNFGPGCEGVQKILNARCPLVRFSHQPSGLQCDLTLNNRIALKSSELLYVYGSLDSRVRALVFSIRYWAWNHGLTSSIPGAWITNFSLTMMVLFFLQQRQPRIVPTLDQLKKLADEEDKEVIEGFDCTFVSNLNKITPTRNTETLDVLLGDFFEFYGNFAFNKNSLNIRKGKEQNKPEASALHIQNPFEENLNISKNVNAAQLQRFVSLARDAAWILQQVEKRPLDNSKLWGFAALLQASEPGRAGKGFKRLNLLNSDRVKELLNTLKM is encoded by the exons ATGGCTGCCCCCACAGGGACCTTGCCTCTGTTGCTTCAATGGCGAGGATTGATCTTATCCCGCTTGATTGTGGCAAAGAAGCGGGTCGGTGCGATTCGATTCAGCTCCGCGGAAGCCGCCGCGGTGTCTCTGGGAGAGCCGCAGGCTCCTGGCGGCATGACGCCGACGAAGG ATAGTGAAAATGACTCCAGGAAAAAGACATTCAGTGAAATTCTTGCAGAAAGACAACTAAAAGCACAGAGGACTGTGTTAATAAATTGTCCTCCCAATTTCAATGCCAAGGCTTTTCTCAAATACTTATCACAGCATGGAAATATTAAGAATCATTTCTTCTATAAAAGTAAA GCTTTGTATGCAGTCATAGAATTTTCTGAGACAGAAAGCATAACTTCATTGCAGGATGCCATTACAATTCCAGAAATTAAGGATGAGCACCTCATTCCATTTAAATCTAGAATCCTCACCTTGATGTTGAAAAAACAATCAAACCCCAGTTCTGAACATACCCCAATTCTTTGTCATAGACAAACTTCTCTTCCAGTTGAAATGCTGTTGAAGAAACTTTATGACGCAGAAAGT gTGAGTGAGCAGTTGTACCTGCTCACCAATGAATGTCAGTTGACAGAAGAAAATACCAAGCTCCGGTTTTTAGCCTGTTCCTTAATTCAAGACATTGCAAGTGCTTATGCTCCAGATTGTATTGTGAAACCGTTTGGTTCCTCTGTGAATACCTTTGGCAAACTTGGATGTGACCTAGATATGTTCCTGGAGCTGAATAAAGTTGGGGAAAATACTTCTAAAAgg AAAACAAGCCCCTTTAACATAATTTACCAAATGAAGAAAGCTCCTTCGGAACGAATAGTGGCCCAAAGGATCCTTAATGTGCTTGGTGAATTTCTTGATAACTTTGGACCAGGATGTGAGGGTGTCCAGAAGATACTGAATGCTCGTTGTCCATTGGTGAGATTTTCCCATCAGCCTTCTGGGCTTCAGTGTGATTTGACACTAAACAACCG AATTGCCTTGAAAAGTTCAGAACTCCTTTATGTCTATGGCAGCCTTGACTCACGTGTCAGAGCCCTTGTATTCAGCATACGATACTGGGCATGGAATCATGGGCTTACAAGTAGCATCCCTGGTGCTTGGATTACCAATTTCTCTCTCACCATGATGGTCTTGTTTTTCCTACAACAAAGGCAGCCACGCATTGTTCCCACCTTGGATCAACTGAAGAAACTGGCCG ATGAAGAAGACAAGGAAGTAATTGAAGGATTCGACTGTACGTTTGTTAGTAATTTGAACAAAATTACCCCAacaagaaacacagaaacattag ATGTACTTCTTGGAGACTTCTTTGAATTCTATGGAAATTTTGCCTTCAATAAAAATTCACTAAACATCCGAAAG GGGAAAGAGCAGAACAAGCCAGAGGCCTCTGCCCTCCATATACAGAATCCCTTTGAAGAGAATCTTAACATCAGCAAGAACGTAAACGCAGCTCAGCTTCAGCGATTTGTTAGCCTGGCCAGGGACGCTGCCTGGATTTTACAGCAGGTGGAGAAACGTCCCTTAGACAACTCCAAACTCTGGGGCTTTGCTGCACTTTTACAAGCATCTGAGCCGGGACGTGCCGGCAAAGGCTTCAAACGACTGAATTTGTTGAACAGCGACCGAGTGAAAGAGTTGCTGAACACCTTAAAGATGTAG